Within Actinomycetes bacterium, the genomic segment CGAAGAGGAGCACCACCCGGTCAGCCTGGCCGACCACCCGTGACCCACTGTGCGCCGACACACCGGACACGCCGACGGGCCGGTGTGTCAACGCACAGTTGAGCGGGTGGCCTCGCGTTCGGCATCGAGGCGGTCCAGCCGCCGGTCCTCGCGGACGGCTTCGCGCTCGGAGGCCTGCGACCACTGGACGAACAGCGCGCCCAGCACGAGCAGCGCCACCAGGTCGCCGCTGGCCCAGAGCAGCCCGCCGGCGATCTCCTGGTCGCGCTCGAGCGTGGGTCCCCAGGTGCGGCCGAGCGCGGCGTACCAGTCGCGGGCGATCAGCGTGGACGAGCCCATGATCGTGATGCCCAGGAAGGCGTGGAACGGCATCGTCGCGAACACCGCGACCAGCCGCAGGGGGTAGGGGACCCGGTAGGGCATCGGGTCGACCCCGAGGATCGTCCAGAACCACAGGCAGCCGATGAGCACGAAGTGGACGTGGTTGAGCTCGTGCAGCCACTCGTGGCGCAGGGTGGCCTCGTACCAGCCGGTCAGGTAGAGCACGAACGGGTTGACCACGAAGAGGAACCCGGCCACGACCGGGAAGGTCAGCACCTTGGCCACCCGGCTGTGCAGCACCGACTGCAGCCTCTGCCGGCCCCGGCGGGGCAGCGTGCGCAATGCGAGCGTGATCGGGGCACCCAGCGCCAGGAAGATCGGGACGATCATGCCCAGGACCATGTGCTGGACCATGTGCACCCAGAGCAGCGTGGTGTCGTAGACGGCCAGCCCGGACGTCGTCGCGCCGAGGAACGTCCCCAGACCCAGCCCGACGAACAAGACCGTCCGCCAGCGCGACCAACGGTCCCCGCGGGCCCGCAGGCGGTGCACGCCCCACAGGTAGAGCCCCCCGGCCGCCAGGGCACCGGCCAGCGGCAGCAGGCTCGGCTCCCACTCGGTGAGCAGGCGCGCGGGCGTGAGCGGGAGCGGCTCCTGACGGCTCCCGACGTGCGCCAGCACCGCCCCGGTGAGCGGGGCCATGAGCACTCCGGCGGGCACGATCCGAGCGTACGGCCGGAAAGACCGCACATGATCGGGGGGTCGGGGGTGCCGACCACGCCCTGGGGCAGCAATAATGCGCGACGTGGCGACAGCAGCAGCGCAGCAGGCTCGGTCTCACGTCCCGGCGAGCCGTCCGGACACCACCTCCGTCGGCACGATCGTCTGGCTGAGCTCGGAGCTGATGTTCTTCGCGGCGCTGTTCGCGATGTACTTCACGGTCCGGTCGGTCAGCCCCGAGCTGTGGGAGACCGAGCCGGAGCTGCTCAACATCCCCTTCTCCACCGTCAACACCACCGTCCTGGTGCTGTCGTCGGTCACCTGCCAGCTGGGCGTCTTCGCGGCGGAGAAGGGCGACGTGGTCCGGCTCCGGCTGTGGTTCGTGATCACGTTCCTGATGGGCTCGTTCTTCATCGGCGGCCAGGTCTACGAGTACTCGACGCTGGTCTCGACGGACGGCCTGACCCTGGCGTCCAACCCCTACGGCTCGGT encodes:
- a CDS encoding cytochrome c oxidase assembly protein, with protein sequence MPAGVLMAPLTGAVLAHVGSRQEPLPLTPARLLTEWEPSLLPLAGALAAGGLYLWGVHRLRARGDRWSRWRTVLFVGLGLGTFLGATTSGLAVYDTTLLWVHMVQHMVLGMIVPIFLALGAPITLALRTLPRRGRQRLQSVLHSRVAKVLTFPVVAGFLFVVNPFVLYLTGWYEATLRHEWLHELNHVHFVLIGCLWFWTILGVDPMPYRVPYPLRLVAVFATMPFHAFLGITIMGSSTLIARDWYAALGRTWGPTLERDQEIAGGLLWASGDLVALLVLGALFVQWSQASEREAVREDRRLDRLDAEREATRSTVR
- a CDS encoding heme-copper oxidase subunit III, which produces MRDVATAAAQQARSHVPASRPDTTSVGTIVWLSSELMFFAALFAMYFTVRSVSPELWETEPELLNIPFSTVNTTVLVLSSVTCQLGVFAAEKGDVVRLRLWFVITFLMGSFFIGGQVYEYSTLVSTDGLTLASNPYGSVFYLTTGFHGLHVTGGLIAFLLVLGRTFSARRFSHGQATSAIVVSYYWHFVDVVWIGLFATIYLIK